The region CAATTCCATTGCGGGCGCATGGACTGAGCCACGATTCGCGGAATCAGCTCAGACGAAACCATACGACTGGTTTCGATTCGTTCTTGGTGATCGTGGGGAATGACTGTCCACTCTTTGGGGCAGGAGTTTCGCCCGCGTTGGAAACTCCTAGCAAAGGGACTTGTCAAAATGAAGAGTTTCGGATTGGTAAAGAGCCTGGCTGTGGCCGCTGTCTGTGCCGGCGTGTTGTCGCCTGCCGGAATCGTTTCAGCCGGTGAAGTTGCTCCAGCTGTCAAGCCAGTGGCTCCAGTCAGCGACATCACTCTGGTGAGTGGTCAGCTCAACGGTCGCGTGGTCGATGCCCAGGGTGTTTCCCTGAACGGCGCTCAGGTCGTGATTAAGCAGAACGGCCAGGAAGTCGCTCGCACAAACAGCGACAAGAACGGTCAGTTCAGCGTTAATGGCCTCAAGGGTGGCGTCTATCAGGTCTCTGCTGGCAACAGCGAAGGCACCTACCGCGTCTGGACAGAGCGGACAGCTCCTCCTTCATCCAAGAACGGCATTGTCATGGTCTCTTCCCCCAGCACTGTCCGTGCTCAAGGAGGTTCCCTGTTTAACCCCGTCAACACCACCGCCATCATTCTTGGTGCGACTGGTACAACTCTGGGTGCCGTGGCTTTGAACGAAGCCAACAACAACGACGCTCCCAAGACACCATAACGTCCTGGTAATGACTGTTTGAAATAGCAAAGCCATTCCCACTGGTCACCGACCTTGGGAATGGCTTTTGTCATTTAAGAATTCTCTCGCATTCACCTTCAGGGCTAAACTTCGCATGAGACCGGCATTTGGTCGTGCCGCATCAGCTCATCAAAGGTCGAGGCCCAGACATTCTGGATTTCATGAGCATCGCAGGTCTGCCAGGCCGATTCTTCGGCAGTAGGTAGCGACCACGGATCTTGTGCCGACCACGAGAGTCGCTCGAGCTGAGAGGCCGTCATCGGTGCCTGAAACCGGCAGACCAGCTTGAACCTTCCGCGCCCCAGATCGGTGGCTCTCACCACAATCGCGACAGCATCAATCGCTCCCATGGCTGTTTGTGCAGCCATTAACCGAATGACGAGTCGTTCTCCAGGGAGCCAGCGGATCGGAACAGCGACCGCGCAGCCACTAAAACTCACATCGAGTGCCTCACCTGGCGAACCATGATGCGTCAGCATATCATCCAGAATCTGTGGTAAAGGCAGCCTCTCTTTACTCACTCGAAGCACCGAAACCTTGATCGAAAGGTTAATCCGCCAATCCTGTCGTCTTTCGCTCTCATCATCCTGTGGTGGAGCAAAATGAGAGGCCGCAAAAGGATCGCTCTGAGACGGAAATGGGTTGAATTCCACGGGCGAAGCAGCAGAAATCGATCCAATCCCCTGCAACTGTTCGAGTCTCCGGGCATCAGCCGGAGGCATATTCTCAGGTGCCCCTGTCATCTCTGGAACACCTTCTTCCCGGCCCTTTTGAAGCGCAACAGAATGAGAACTGGCCGCCTGCAATCGCGATTCAATCCCCTTGTTCAACTGGTCAACAGCAGGCAGCCTTTCTGTTAGTGATTTCAGCCTGAAGAGTGATTTGGTCACTCGGGAGACTTCCAGATTCCCACGGAGATTCTTCGTCATGGTGAGTACCGCTAAAACTTTGTAGCCGGTGGGCTTCTACCAGCATTTGGGGAAATAACTGACACCTCGAGCACTTGATTAATCCTCCAGTGAACACGATCTCCGTGTCACTGTTGCTACGTGATGAAGCCGAGTCATGAGGCAGAGAACTCTGCCCGAATTCTGGATG is a window of Planctopirus limnophila DSM 3776 DNA encoding:
- a CDS encoding carboxypeptidase-like regulatory domain-containing protein; translation: MKSFGLVKSLAVAAVCAGVLSPAGIVSAGEVAPAVKPVAPVSDITLVSGQLNGRVVDAQGVSLNGAQVVIKQNGQEVARTNSDKNGQFSVNGLKGGVYQVSAGNSEGTYRVWTERTAPPSSKNGIVMVSSPSTVRAQGGSLFNPVNTTAIILGATGTTLGAVALNEANNNDAPKTP
- a CDS encoding PilZ domain-containing protein; amino-acid sequence: MTKNLRGNLEVSRVTKSLFRLKSLTERLPAVDQLNKGIESRLQAASSHSVALQKGREEGVPEMTGAPENMPPADARRLEQLQGIGSISAASPVEFNPFPSQSDPFAASHFAPPQDDESERRQDWRINLSIKVSVLRVSKERLPLPQILDDMLTHHGSPGEALDVSFSGCAVAVPIRWLPGERLVIRLMAAQTAMGAIDAVAIVVRATDLGRGRFKLVCRFQAPMTASQLERLSWSAQDPWSLPTAEESAWQTCDAHEIQNVWASTFDELMRHDQMPVSCEV